In one Achromobacter spanius genomic region, the following are encoded:
- a CDS encoding tripartite tricarboxylate transporter substrate binding protein: MTIKPVARALCAALAVAACWTTPAAAADAFPDRAITLIVPFAPGGSVDIAARLISDAWGRALGQSVIIENRAGASGNIGMSAVARAQPNGYTLGINTMSLAINPALFKTMPFDTRKDLRSVGTVGTSQHVLTVTNALPVANVSELLAYVRARPANELSFGSAGTGSTFHMAAELFKSVSKTQILHVPYKGGGPAMVDTISGQVQMSFPVLSAAKPQVDGKKLRALGVTGTTRSPLLPDVPTIAESGLPGYEFNTWFVVSAPAGTPQAVIDTLNAKLAEALQSQELSTRMQKEGFEPLVSSPAKTDDMVAAEMARWAKVVKDAGIQAN, from the coding sequence ATGACCATCAAACCCGTTGCCCGCGCCTTGTGCGCGGCCCTTGCCGTTGCAGCCTGTTGGACGACGCCGGCCGCCGCCGCCGACGCTTTTCCTGATCGGGCGATCACGCTGATTGTGCCGTTTGCGCCGGGCGGCAGCGTGGATATCGCCGCGCGCTTGATCTCGGATGCCTGGGGCCGCGCGCTGGGGCAGAGCGTGATCATCGAAAACCGGGCCGGCGCGTCCGGCAACATCGGCATGTCCGCCGTGGCGCGCGCCCAGCCCAATGGCTACACGCTGGGCATCAACACCATGTCGCTGGCCATCAACCCGGCGCTGTTCAAGACCATGCCGTTCGACACCCGTAAAGACCTGCGCTCGGTGGGCACCGTGGGCACGTCGCAGCATGTGCTGACGGTGACGAACGCCTTGCCCGTGGCCAACGTCAGCGAACTGCTGGCCTATGTGCGTGCGCGGCCCGCGAATGAACTGAGCTTTGGTTCCGCCGGCACCGGCAGCACCTTCCACATGGCGGCGGAATTGTTCAAGTCCGTGTCCAAGACGCAGATCCTGCATGTGCCGTACAAGGGCGGCGGTCCGGCCATGGTGGACACCATCAGTGGCCAGGTGCAGATGAGTTTTCCGGTGCTGTCCGCCGCCAAGCCCCAGGTGGACGGCAAGAAGCTGCGCGCCCTGGGCGTGACCGGCACGACGCGTTCGCCGCTGCTGCCCGACGTGCCGACCATCGCCGAGTCCGGCCTGCCGGGCTACGAATTCAACACCTGGTTTGTCGTCAGCGCACCGGCAGGCACGCCGCAAGCGGTGATCGACACGCTGAACGCCAAGCTGGCCGAAGCCCTGCAATCGCAGGAGCTCAGCACGCGCATGCAGAAAGAGGGTTTCGAGCCGCTGGTGTCGTCGCCCGCGAAGACAGACGACATGGTGGCCGCCGAGATGGCGCGCTGGGCCAAGGTGGTGAAGGACGCCGGTATTCAGGCCAACTGA
- a CDS encoding ABC transporter substrate-binding protein — protein sequence MVPTRRSFMLRATAAALFTAGLALQPALAADPIKIGLITALSGESARAGEALTRGMTIAIDEINAKGGLLGGRKIELVRRDDEGNPAKGMAAARELIFKEKVTVLFGGLDTPVSMAIVPIVNQEKVPFMGPWAAGTAITHNKGNPNFVFRVSAMDEIVDSAMLQYAQKTFQTTKPGLILVNNPWGESNEKGLNAAMAAAKVTAAGTEKFQANDLDVVPQLSRLKAAGADTLFMVGNVGPSAQVVKSLDRMGWKVPIVSHWGPAGGRFTELAGPNAKNVHFVQTYSFFGKQGPVGEKVLQALKTKYSDIKGPQDITPAVGVANAYDGMQLAALAIAQAGSTDGDAVRQGFYKIGKYDGLIKTYEQPFSPTSHDALREDDYVWTHFVDNRILPVKGAQ from the coding sequence ATGGTCCCGACCCGCCGTTCCTTCATGCTTCGCGCCACCGCCGCCGCCCTCTTCACGGCCGGCCTCGCCCTGCAACCGGCGCTTGCCGCCGACCCCATCAAGATCGGCCTGATCACCGCGCTGTCGGGTGAATCCGCCCGCGCGGGCGAAGCGCTGACGCGCGGCATGACCATCGCCATCGACGAGATCAACGCCAAGGGTGGCCTGCTGGGCGGCCGCAAGATCGAGCTGGTGCGCCGCGACGACGAAGGCAACCCCGCCAAGGGCATGGCCGCCGCGCGCGAGCTGATCTTCAAAGAGAAAGTGACGGTGCTGTTCGGCGGGCTGGACACCCCGGTGTCGATGGCCATCGTGCCCATCGTGAACCAGGAGAAAGTGCCGTTCATGGGTCCCTGGGCCGCCGGCACGGCCATCACGCACAACAAGGGCAACCCCAACTTCGTGTTCCGCGTGTCGGCCATGGACGAGATCGTCGACAGCGCCATGCTGCAGTACGCGCAAAAGACGTTTCAAACGACCAAGCCCGGGCTGATCCTGGTGAACAACCCCTGGGGCGAATCCAACGAAAAAGGGCTGAACGCGGCGATGGCCGCCGCCAAGGTCACGGCGGCCGGCACCGAAAAATTCCAGGCCAACGACCTGGACGTGGTGCCGCAACTGAGCCGGCTGAAGGCCGCGGGCGCGGACACGCTGTTCATGGTGGGCAACGTGGGCCCGTCGGCGCAAGTGGTGAAGTCGCTGGACCGCATGGGCTGGAAGGTGCCGATCGTGTCGCACTGGGGTCCTGCAGGCGGGCGCTTTACCGAATTGGCCGGCCCCAACGCCAAGAACGTGCACTTCGTGCAGACCTACAGCTTCTTCGGCAAGCAAGGGCCAGTGGGCGAAAAGGTATTGCAGGCGCTGAAGACCAAGTATTCCGACATCAAGGGCCCGCAAGACATCACGCCGGCAGTGGGCGTGGCCAACGCCTATGACGGCATGCAACTTGCCGCGCTGGCCATCGCGCAAGCCGGCTCGACCGATGGCGACGCCGTGCGCCAGGGCTTCTACAAGATCGGCAAGTACGACGGCCTGATCAAAACCTACGAACAGCCTTTCAGCCCCACGTCGCACGACGCGCTGCGCGAAGACGACTACGTGTGGACGCACTTCGTCGACAACCGCATCCTGCCCGTCAAGGGCGCGCAATAA
- a CDS encoding flavin reductase family protein: protein MEIDFDAITEYQRYKLMASLIVPRPIALITTLSEAGVVNAAPFSMFNMLGEDPPIVMVSINRLEDGGLKDTARNIARDKEFVVHLTDEAMAEKMHRCGDRLPADVSELAHAGLDAAPSHHVKPPRIVQAPVAFECTLYETMETASRQIFIGQVRWLHARDGLIDTETWRVRLQDYFPVGRFGASFYVTTRDRYAIGAGDAPAGTAASTAIDEI from the coding sequence ATGGAAATCGACTTCGACGCAATCACCGAATACCAGCGCTACAAGCTGATGGCCAGCCTGATCGTGCCCCGGCCCATCGCTCTGATCACCACCTTGTCCGAAGCCGGCGTGGTCAACGCGGCGCCGTTCAGCATGTTCAACATGCTGGGCGAAGACCCGCCCATTGTCATGGTCAGCATCAACCGCCTGGAAGACGGCGGCTTGAAGGACACGGCGCGCAACATCGCCCGCGACAAGGAATTCGTGGTGCACCTGACCGACGAAGCCATGGCCGAAAAAATGCACCGCTGCGGCGACCGCCTGCCCGCCGACGTCAGCGAACTGGCCCACGCGGGCCTGGACGCCGCGCCCAGCCACCACGTCAAGCCGCCGCGCATCGTGCAGGCCCCCGTGGCGTTCGAATGCACGCTCTACGAAACCATGGAAACCGCCAGCCGCCAGATCTTCATCGGCCAAGTGCGCTGGCTGCACGCGCGCGACGGCCTGATCGACACGGAAACCTGGCGCGTGCGCTTGCAGGATTACTTCCCGGTGGGCAGGTTCGGCGCCAGCTTCTACGTCACCACGCGCGACCGCTACGCCATCGGCGCGGGCGACGCGCCGGCGGGCACGGCGGCGAGTACGGCGATTGATGAGATTTAA
- a CDS encoding LysR family transcriptional regulator, protein MDALSDLAFFSLVVKHGNLSATARELGLTPPAISARLARLEQRLGVRLLNRTTRRVSVTQEGELYLAEGGRILADLEALERSVSSARAQPQGLLRLNATFGFGRAHIVPAVSDFARQYPDVEVQMRLTDRPLNLIEEGFDVAVRFGDLPDARLTARKIASNRRLLCASPRYLDTYGEPRTPGELQRHRCIVVRENEVAYGTWRLESGQRAETVKVRGPVSSNDGQSALEWALDGHGIVMRSEWETAAYLRDGRLREVLTDWRTPAADIHALYPERLNLPAKTVAFVDFLTQRFARYLKGPGGGNAGW, encoded by the coding sequence ATGGACGCCCTTTCCGATCTTGCTTTCTTTTCGCTGGTGGTCAAACACGGCAACCTGTCCGCCACGGCGCGCGAACTGGGCCTGACGCCGCCCGCCATCAGCGCCAGGCTGGCCCGGTTGGAGCAGCGCCTGGGCGTGCGGCTGCTGAACCGCACCACCCGGCGCGTCAGCGTTACCCAGGAAGGCGAGCTTTATCTCGCCGAAGGCGGGCGCATCCTGGCTGACCTCGAAGCGCTGGAGCGCTCGGTGTCCAGCGCCCGTGCACAACCCCAGGGGCTGCTGCGGCTGAACGCCACGTTCGGCTTCGGCCGCGCGCACATCGTGCCGGCCGTGTCGGATTTCGCGCGCCAGTATCCCGACGTCGAAGTGCAGATGCGGCTGACGGACAGGCCGCTGAACCTGATCGAAGAAGGCTTCGACGTGGCCGTGCGTTTTGGCGACCTGCCCGACGCCCGCCTGACGGCCCGCAAGATCGCGTCAAACCGGCGGCTGCTATGCGCGTCGCCCCGCTACCTGGACACCTATGGCGAACCCCGCACCCCGGGCGAACTGCAACGCCATCGCTGCATCGTGGTGCGCGAAAACGAGGTCGCCTACGGCACCTGGCGGCTGGAATCCGGCCAACGCGCCGAAACCGTGAAAGTGCGCGGCCCGGTCAGTTCCAACGACGGCCAAAGCGCGCTGGAATGGGCGCTGGACGGCCACGGCATCGTCATGCGCTCGGAATGGGAAACCGCCGCCTACCTGCGCGACGGCCGGCTGCGCGAAGTGCTGACCGACTGGCGCACGCCCGCCGCCGACATTCATGCGCTTTACCCCGAACGCCTGAACCTGCCGGCCAAGACGGTGGCATTCGTGGATTTTCTGACCCAGCGCTTCGCGCGGTATTTGAAAGGGCCGGGTGGTGGAAACGCGGGCTGGTGA
- a CDS encoding helix-turn-helix domain-containing protein — MTTLGDVAEMLRSARKESGLSQEEMARRADVARTTLTRMENLARNDMSVSALVRLLDAAGYDLKVVKAGHQRTLEDILAEQRRGE, encoded by the coding sequence ATGACCACACTTGGCGATGTCGCGGAAATGTTGCGTTCGGCCCGCAAGGAAAGCGGCTTGTCGCAAGAGGAAATGGCCCGGCGCGCGGATGTCGCCCGAACCACGCTGACGCGCATGGAAAACCTGGCACGCAACGACATGAGCGTATCAGCGCTGGTTCGGTTGCTGGACGCTGCCGGCTACGACCTTAAAGTTGTCAAAGCTGGCCACCAGCGGACCTTGGAAGACATTTTGGCCGAACAACGGCGCGGGGAATAA
- a CDS encoding branched-chain amino acid ABC transporter permease, which translates to MLLMSAIVSGLGLGSMYGLMALGFYLTYAVSGTVNFAQGSSMMLGAVLTYTFAQTLGWPLAPALLVALALCALYGLVVERLAVRPFASRGSNAWLMSTVALGIVLDNVVMFTFGKEPRSLPSPLAQAPLEIGGLGLGVYPLQLLIPLVGLTLAAALHTLSRRTRWGVALLAVVQNPNAARLMGIPVRRAIMAAFAVSTLFAGVAGALVAPLFNVQADMGTLFGLKAYVVAILGGITSAWGVMIAGLLFGVVEALITVNLGSGYTHIISFTLVIVMLAVRPNGLFGRADVRKV; encoded by the coding sequence ATGTTGTTGATGTCCGCCATTGTCAGCGGCCTGGGTCTGGGAAGCATGTACGGGCTGATGGCCCTGGGCTTTTATCTGACCTACGCCGTGTCGGGAACGGTGAATTTCGCCCAGGGCAGTTCCATGATGCTGGGCGCCGTACTGACCTATACGTTCGCCCAGACCCTGGGCTGGCCGCTGGCGCCCGCGCTGTTGGTGGCGCTGGCTCTCTGCGCCCTGTATGGGCTGGTGGTTGAGCGGCTGGCGGTGCGGCCGTTCGCCAGCCGGGGCTCCAACGCCTGGCTGATGTCGACGGTGGCGCTGGGCATCGTGCTGGACAACGTGGTGATGTTCACCTTCGGCAAGGAACCGCGCAGCCTGCCTTCGCCCTTGGCGCAAGCCCCGCTTGAAATCGGCGGCCTGGGGCTGGGCGTCTACCCGCTGCAACTGCTGATTCCGCTGGTTGGGCTGACGCTGGCCGCCGCGCTGCACACGCTGTCGCGCCGCACGCGCTGGGGCGTGGCGCTGCTGGCCGTGGTGCAGAACCCGAACGCCGCGCGGCTCATGGGCATCCCCGTGCGCCGCGCCATCATGGCCGCCTTCGCCGTGTCCACGCTGTTTGCGGGCGTGGCGGGCGCGCTGGTGGCGCCGCTGTTCAACGTGCAGGCGGACATGGGCACGCTGTTCGGCTTGAAGGCTTATGTGGTGGCCATTCTGGGCGGCATCACCAGCGCCTGGGGCGTGATGATCGCGGGCCTGCTGTTTGGCGTGGTCGAAGCGCTGATCACCGTGAACCTGGGCTCCGGGTACACCCACATCATCAGCTTCACGCTGGTGATCGTCATGTTGGCCGTGCGTCCGAACGGATTGTTCGGCCGCGCCGATGTCAGGAAGGTCTGA
- a CDS encoding HipA domain-containing protein, with product MHFAWHMLTNYVVRNADCHAKNIALYYTSRADVAYTPVYDIVTTQAYPEFSNSAPALSVDGRKTWVPGSTLAKFMLARLGINSKQYQAMVEQLCESAVEVGREVIEAAKNEPQWRWIAKQMVHAWNDGMCGLRSSKLDARYRSLDAAISEAGYEAADAPLDTSRVIGRSEGLATR from the coding sequence CTGCACTTTGCTTGGCATATGCTTACGAACTACGTGGTTCGCAACGCGGATTGCCATGCCAAGAACATCGCCTTGTATTACACCTCGCGCGCCGACGTCGCGTACACGCCCGTTTACGACATCGTCACAACCCAGGCCTACCCCGAATTCAGCAACAGTGCGCCCGCCCTGTCCGTTGACGGACGCAAGACATGGGTTCCCGGCAGCACGCTGGCCAAGTTCATGCTGGCCAGGCTTGGCATCAATTCAAAGCAGTATCAGGCGATGGTCGAACAGCTATGCGAATCGGCAGTCGAAGTGGGACGCGAGGTGATCGAGGCAGCGAAGAACGAACCGCAGTGGCGCTGGATTGCCAAGCAAATGGTGCATGCCTGGAACGACGGCATGTGCGGGCTGCGGAGTTCGAAACTCGATGCTCGGTACCGTAGCCTGGACGCCGCGATTTCCGAGGCAGGCTACGAAGCCGCCGACGCACCCTTGGACACATCCCGCGTCATCGGACGGTCCGAAGGGTTGGCCACGCGTTAG
- a CDS encoding branched-chain amino acid ABC transporter ATP-binding protein/permease, which yields MNKRLASRRLWLALYALLAVAALVLAATVNGYYVFVLGNVALLALAGIGLNVLLGLTGQMSFGHAGFYAIGAYTVAILTGQAGWSFWLAWPAAALMAGAFGLLLALPALRVKGPYLAMITIAFGFIVEHALIEGGDVTGGQNGIMGIAQPSLGGIGGDRGVAMLAIVAVFVALAAYALLSRGTWGAAMRAVKDSETASESIGINPLMVKTVAFMVSAAVVGLAGGLYAPQTGMITPHNFNFMQSILFVLAVTLGGAGSLAGPLLGAVVVGLLPELLSSLEEYRLLFFGAFLLVVLWAAPDGVAGLLSRWHRNAAGQLLAPRHGGGMSMGGRAGRVLRADALTMTFGGVRAVQSVSFNVPPAAVTALIGPNGAGKSTVINMLSGYYQPTSGAVSLGDTALAALPAYRVARNGIARTYQTSQLFDTLTVEDNVALGMVRGRLGGLLGSRRYQAPDVRERARALLAFCGYEGALNVPAADLPHVDRRLVEIARALATDADILLMDEPAAGLSREDKTRLAGLLRRIAEAGAGVLLVEHDMALVMGVSDHVVAIDAGRELAKGNPAEIQQSPAVRQAYLGDDSARRAPAARQRPAGAPEVLGVGNLVTGYGANPVLHGIDLQVRQGEMVALLGANGAGKSTLMRTLAGLHRPAQGGMHLQGMELNNLAADRIVARGLVLVPEGRQVFPGLSVLDNIRLGAFLHPQDREARVEEMLTRFPRLRERLHQRAGLLSGGEQQMLAIARGLMSKPVILLLDEPSLGLAPKIIDELFEALDRLRAESMTILLVDQMAALALSLADRAYVLESGRVAAQGSAAEIAQDGALARAYLGA from the coding sequence ATGAATAAGCGACTTGCATCGCGCCGGCTGTGGCTGGCGCTCTACGCGCTGCTGGCCGTGGCCGCCCTGGTTCTGGCGGCTACCGTCAACGGCTATTACGTGTTCGTGCTGGGCAACGTGGCGCTGCTGGCGTTGGCCGGCATCGGTTTGAACGTGCTGCTGGGGCTGACCGGGCAGATGTCGTTCGGCCACGCGGGCTTCTACGCCATCGGCGCGTACACCGTGGCCATCCTGACCGGCCAGGCGGGTTGGAGCTTCTGGCTGGCTTGGCCCGCGGCGGCCTTGATGGCGGGCGCCTTCGGCCTGCTGCTGGCCTTGCCCGCACTGCGCGTGAAGGGGCCGTACCTGGCGATGATCACCATCGCCTTTGGCTTCATCGTGGAGCACGCGCTGATCGAAGGCGGCGACGTCACGGGCGGGCAGAACGGCATCATGGGGATCGCACAGCCCTCGCTGGGCGGCATCGGCGGCGACCGGGGCGTGGCGATGCTGGCGATCGTGGCCGTGTTCGTGGCGCTGGCGGCATACGCGCTGCTGTCACGCGGCACCTGGGGCGCGGCCATGCGCGCGGTGAAAGACAGCGAAACCGCCAGCGAATCCATCGGCATCAACCCCTTGATGGTCAAGACGGTGGCGTTCATGGTGTCGGCGGCGGTGGTGGGTTTGGCGGGCGGGCTCTACGCGCCGCAGACCGGCATGATCACGCCGCACAACTTCAATTTCATGCAGTCGATTCTGTTCGTGCTGGCGGTGACGCTGGGCGGCGCGGGGTCCCTGGCCGGCCCCTTGCTGGGCGCGGTGGTGGTGGGGCTGCTGCCCGAACTGCTGTCCAGCCTGGAGGAATACCGCCTGCTGTTCTTCGGCGCGTTCCTGCTGGTGGTGTTGTGGGCGGCGCCGGATGGGGTGGCGGGCTTGCTGTCTCGCTGGCATCGCAACGCGGCGGGCCAATTGCTTGCCCCGCGTCATGGCGGCGGCATGTCGATGGGCGGACGCGCCGGACGCGTGCTGCGCGCCGATGCGCTGACCATGACGTTTGGCGGCGTGCGCGCCGTGCAGTCCGTATCGTTCAACGTGCCGCCCGCCGCCGTCACGGCGCTGATCGGCCCCAATGGCGCGGGCAAGTCCACCGTCATCAATATGCTTAGCGGCTACTACCAGCCGACCAGCGGCGCGGTATCGCTGGGTGACACCGCGCTTGCCGCCCTGCCCGCCTACCGCGTGGCGCGTAATGGCATTGCCCGCACCTATCAGACCTCGCAGTTGTTCGACACCTTGACCGTGGAAGACAACGTGGCGCTGGGCATGGTGCGTGGCCGCCTGGGCGGGCTGTTGGGGTCGCGCCGCTACCAGGCGCCGGACGTGCGCGAGCGTGCGCGTGCCCTGCTGGCGTTCTGCGGCTACGAAGGCGCGTTGAACGTTCCCGCCGCCGACCTGCCGCACGTGGACCGGCGGCTGGTGGAAATTGCCCGCGCGCTGGCCACCGATGCCGACATCCTGCTGATGGACGAACCGGCCGCCGGCCTGTCGCGTGAAGACAAGACCCGCCTGGCCGGCCTGTTGCGGCGCATTGCCGAAGCGGGCGCGGGCGTGCTGCTGGTCGAGCACGACATGGCGCTGGTGATGGGTGTATCGGATCACGTCGTGGCCATCGACGCGGGCCGCGAACTGGCCAAGGGCAACCCGGCCGAAATCCAGCAGTCGCCCGCAGTGCGCCAGGCGTATCTGGGCGACGACAGCGCACGGCGCGCGCCGGCCGCGCGGCAACGTCCGGCGGGCGCGCCCGAGGTGCTGGGCGTGGGCAATCTGGTGACGGGCTACGGGGCGAACCCCGTGCTGCACGGCATCGACCTGCAAGTGCGCCAGGGCGAGATGGTGGCGCTGTTGGGGGCCAATGGCGCGGGCAAGTCGACCTTGATGCGCACGCTGGCGGGGCTGCATCGGCCCGCGCAAGGCGGCATGCATTTGCAGGGGATGGAACTGAACAACCTGGCCGCCGACCGCATCGTGGCGCGCGGCCTGGTGCTGGTGCCCGAAGGCCGGCAGGTGTTTCCCGGCTTGAGCGTGCTGGACAACATCCGGCTGGGCGCCTTCCTGCATCCGCAAGACCGCGAGGCCCGCGTCGAGGAAATGCTGACGCGCTTTCCGCGCCTGCGTGAACGCCTGCATCAGCGCGCCGGCCTCTTGTCGGGCGGCGAACAGCAGATGCTGGCGATTGCGCGCGGGCTGATGTCCAAGCCGGTGATCCTGCTGCTGGACGAGCCGTCGCTGGGCCTGGCGCCCAAGATCATCGATGAACTGTTCGAGGCCCTGGACCGCCTGCGTGCGGAATCCATGACGATTCTTCTGGTGGACCAGATGGCGGCGTTGGCGCTGTCGTTGGCGGACCGGGCCTATGTGCTGGAGTCCGGACGCGTGGCTGCGCAGGGGTCGGCGGCAGAGATTGCGCAAGACGGCGCGTTGGCTCGGGCGTATCTGGGCGCATGA
- a CDS encoding polysaccharide deacetylase family protein, producing the protein MNPTLLAGTNPGRDDAAAWTPDALACHGRFAYQSIAGRPDYTWPNGARLAVYLGFNIEHFAFGEGLGAELGPASPHPDVLNYAWREYGNRVGAWRCLELFDELRLPAGVLINTALYDHCPDLVDAFLARGDELIGHGYSNAHRQGGLPEAEESALLAHCRDRIAQHAGQAPAGWLSPWISESRATPDLLAEAGYRYTLNWCHDDQPMRMRTRAGELWAIPYPQELNDIPMIMGRKMDARDFADMILDQFEEMRAQALRQPLVMGIALHPYIVGQPYRLRHLRRALAPLAAARDRGEIWFTTPGEICRHVDSLPPGVIAAL; encoded by the coding sequence ATGAACCCAACCTTGCTTGCAGGCACTAATCCGGGGCGTGACGACGCCGCTGCCTGGACCCCCGACGCCCTGGCTTGCCACGGCCGCTTCGCCTATCAATCGATTGCCGGACGGCCGGACTACACCTGGCCGAACGGGGCGCGGCTGGCCGTGTACCTGGGCTTCAATATTGAGCATTTCGCGTTTGGCGAAGGGCTGGGGGCGGAACTGGGGCCGGCCTCGCCGCATCCCGACGTGCTGAATTACGCCTGGCGCGAATACGGCAACCGCGTGGGCGCGTGGCGCTGCCTGGAATTGTTTGACGAACTGCGCTTGCCCGCCGGCGTGCTGATCAATACCGCCCTGTATGACCATTGCCCCGACCTGGTCGATGCCTTCCTGGCGCGCGGCGACGAACTGATCGGCCACGGCTACAGCAACGCCCATCGGCAGGGGGGCTTGCCCGAAGCCGAGGAAAGCGCGCTGCTGGCGCATTGCCGCGACCGCATTGCCCAGCACGCCGGCCAGGCGCCCGCGGGCTGGCTGTCGCCCTGGATATCGGAAAGCCGCGCCACGCCCGACCTGCTGGCCGAAGCCGGCTACCGCTACACGCTGAACTGGTGCCACGACGACCAGCCCATGCGCATGCGCACCCGCGCAGGCGAGCTATGGGCCATCCCGTACCCGCAGGAGCTCAACGACATCCCGATGATCATGGGCCGCAAGATGGACGCGCGTGACTTTGCCGATATGATTCTTGACCAGTTCGAGGAGATGCGCGCGCAGGCGCTGCGCCAGCCGCTGGTCATGGGCATCGCGCTGCATCCCTATATTGTTGGGCAACCGTATCGCCTGCGGCATCTGCGCCGCGCGCTGGCGCCACTAGCCGCCGCGCGCGACCGGGGCGAGATCTGGTTCACCACGCCCGGCGAAATCTGCCGCCATGTGGACAGCCTGCCACCCGGCGTGATTGCCGCGCTCTGA
- a CDS encoding GntR family transcriptional regulator yields the protein MPTRNPATPRAKPAARKPIAVEPAVAGAASAGEASPDSDMERRICEAVYESVMSQRLTPGTKLPEAAICELFGVSRSVARKALQRLAHEHVVDLHHNRGAVVAEPTPEDTRQIFQARRALEAALLPLAVARATKADYASLRKQLRDEHALLHRAGQPAWARQASAFHVRLGELSGNAILYGYLAELVSRCSLIVALYEPPGNAACEHDEHVLIVDLMERGDVAQAVKINDNHLADLERRISLERPQPAQTLAQMLGLA from the coding sequence ATGCCAACCCGAAACCCCGCAACACCCCGCGCCAAGCCCGCTGCCCGCAAACCGATTGCCGTCGAACCGGCCGTGGCGGGCGCCGCCAGCGCGGGCGAAGCCTCGCCCGACAGCGACATGGAACGCCGCATCTGCGAAGCGGTATATGAAAGCGTGATGAGCCAGCGTCTGACGCCCGGCACGAAGCTGCCCGAGGCCGCGATCTGCGAGCTCTTCGGCGTGTCGCGCTCGGTGGCGCGCAAAGCCTTGCAGCGCCTGGCGCATGAGCATGTGGTGGACCTGCACCACAACCGGGGCGCCGTGGTGGCCGAACCCACGCCCGAAGACACGCGCCAGATCTTCCAGGCGCGCCGCGCACTGGAAGCCGCGCTGCTGCCCCTGGCCGTGGCGCGCGCCACCAAGGCCGACTATGCGTCGCTGCGCAAACAGCTGCGCGACGAGCACGCCTTGCTGCATCGCGCCGGCCAGCCCGCGTGGGCGCGCCAGGCCAGCGCGTTTCACGTACGGCTGGGCGAGCTTTCCGGCAACGCCATCCTGTACGGCTATCTGGCCGAACTGGTGTCGCGCTGCTCGCTCATCGTGGCGCTGTACGAACCGCCCGGCAACGCCGCGTGCGAACACGACGAACACGTGCTGATCGTGGACCTGATGGAACGCGGCGACGTGGCCCAGGCCGTGAAGATCAATGACAACCACTTGGCGGACCTGGAGCGGCGCATCAGCCTTGAGCGCCCGCAGCCCGCGCAAACCCTTGCCCAGATGCTGGGACTGGCCTGA